In Corylus avellana chromosome ca2, CavTom2PMs-1.0, the following proteins share a genomic window:
- the LOC132168427 gene encoding uncharacterized protein LOC132168427 yields MNGFLTAVRCAKMRNPAAIIAPGEPLLHFHFILLLKPFSSTASLPEDHVHPDPPDLPSQLLSILSGPNWQKHPSLKKLLPSISPSHVSTLFTLDLDPQTALGFFQWISQKPGFNHNVHSHFSLLNVLVRFGHFGAAEKIRISMIRSCESSNDAQFVLDALRRMNRQDGEFRFKLSLKSYNMLLMSLSKFLMIEEMKGVYMEMLEDLIPPNIYTLNTMVNGYCKLGNVVEARLYVSKIVQAGLSLDTFTYTSLILGHCRNKDVDSAYRVFKLMPQKGCRRNEVSYTNLIHGLCEAAQVEEALKLFSQMGEDYCRPTVRTYTVIICALCGLGRKLEALKFFEEMKEKGCEPNVHTYTVLIDSMCKEHKLDEARKMLHGMLEKRLVPNAVTYNALIDGYCKEGMTEAALEILGLMESNKCSPNARTYNELICGFSKKKNMHKAMMLLNKMLERKLSPSLITYNSLIHGQCRAGHLDTAYRLLNIMKENGLVPDEWTYNVFIDTLCKRGRIEEARSLFDSFKENNIKANEVIYTALIDGYCKVGRIDDAQSLLNRMLTEDILPNSFTYNVVIDGLCKEKKVQEALLLVDEMVKMDVKPTVITYTILITEMLKEGDFDHANRLLNHMVSSGCQPDVCTYTAFIHSYCSQGRLKEAEDMMAKMNKEGILPDSLTYTLLMNAYGRLGLINHALDVLKRMFNAGCEPSHYIYSKKGIPVLFSATPEPSKFIFTDTLVSFVTLLTSPIRAPEKQPTRTQTHLRVSKTNTEKPNLYDQNVLLLAPNEEAVIVEPFSSTEAAQNLLAAATDHFRIHPNAPRTRATHNHSTFMNGFLTAVRCAKMRNPAAIIAPGEPLLHFHFILLLKPFSSTASLPEDHVHPDPPDLPSQLLSILSGPNWQKHPSLKKLLPSISPSHVSTLFTLDLDPQTALGFFQWISQKPGFNHNVHSHFSLLNVLVRFGHFGAAEKIRISMIRSCESSNDAQFVLDALRRMNRQDGEFRFKLSLKSYNMLLMSLSKFLMIEEMKGVYMEMLEDLIPPNIYTLNTMVNGYCKLGNVVEARLYVSKIVQAGLSLDTFTYTSLILGHCRNKDVDSAYRVFKLMPQKGCRRNEVSYTNLIHGLCEAAQVEEALKLFSQMGEDYCRPTVRTYTVIICALCGLGRKLEALKFFEEMKEKGCEPNVHTYTVLIDSMCKEHKLDEARKMLHGMLEKRLVPNAVTYNALIDGYCKEGMTEAALEILGLMESNKCSPNARTYNELICGFSKKKNMHKAMMLLNKMLERKLSPSLITYNSLIHGQCRAGHLDTAYRLLNIMKENGLVPDEWTYNVFIDTLCKRGRIEEARSLFDSFKENNIKANEVIYTALIDGYCKVGRIDDAQSLLNRMLTEDILPNSFTYNVVIDGLCKEKKVQEALLLVDEMVKMDVKPTVITYTILITEMLKEGDFDHANRLLNHMVSSGCQPDVCTYTAFIHSYCSQGRLKEAEDMMAKMNKEGILPDSLTYTLLMNAYGRLGLINHALDVLKRMFNAGCEPSHYIYSNLIKHLSNEKRIKEYNNSVELDLVSSTASIDTADVWKMMEFENVMELFEKMVEQGCAPNVNTYDKLIIGLCKVGRLEVAQKLINHMQERGLSPTEHIYNSLLNCCCVLNMFGEAVRLVDTMIELGHLPHLESCRLLLCGLYDEGNKEKAETVFCDLLHCGYNLDEVAWKLLIDGLLKRGLVNRCSELFGIMENKGFQVHPLTYSMLIEGLDGK; encoded by the exons ATGAATGGGTTCCTCACTGCCGTCCGATGCGCCAAGATGAGGAATCCGGCGGCCATTATCGCCCCTGGCGAGCCCCTCCTCCACTTCCATTTCATCCTCCTCCTCAAACCCTTCTCTTCCACGGCCTCTCTTCCCGAGGACCACGTCCACCCGGACCCACCCGATCTCCCGTCCCAGCTCCTCTCCATCCTCTCCGGCCCCAATTGGCAGAAACACCCCTCCCTCAAGAAACTACTCCCCTCCATATCCCCCTCCCATGTCTCTACCCTCTTTACCCTCGACCTCGATCCCCAGACTGCCCTAGGGTTCTTCCAATGGATCTCCCAAAAGCCAGGGTTCAATCACAATGTTCACTCACACTTCTCGTTGCTCAACGTTCTCGTGCGTTTCGGTCATTTCGGTGCCGCCGAGAAGATTCGGATTTCGATGATCAGATCGTGCGAATCGTCGAACGACGCGCAGTTCGTGTTGGACGCACTTCGGAGGATGAATCGCCAAGACGGTGAGTTTCGGTTCAAGCTTAGTCTTAAGAGCTATAACATGCTGTTAATGTCGTTGTCGAAGTTCCTTATGATTGAGGAAATGAAGGGCGTGTATATGGAGATGTTGGAGGATTTGATTCCGCcgaatatatatactttgaataCAATGGTTAATGGGTATTGTAAATTGGGGAATGTGGTCGAGGCACGGTTGTATGTGAGTAAGATAGTGCAGGCTGGGTTGAGTCTCGATACGTTTACATACACTTCGTTGATATTGGGGCATTGTAGGAACAAGGATGTAGATAGTGCTTATAGGGTTTTTAAGCTTATGCCGCAAAAGGGTTGTCGAAGAAATGAGGTTTCTTATACTAATTTGATTCATGGGCTTTGTGAAGCCGCACAGGTTGAGGAGGCTCTTAAGTTGTTCTCCCAAATGGGGGAGGATTATTGTCGTCCGACAGTCCGGACGTACACTGTTATCATATGTGCATTGTGTGGATTGGGTAGGAAGTTAGAAGCTTTGAAGTTTTTTGAGGAGATGAAGGAGAAAGGTTGTGAGCCAAATGTTCATACTTACACGGTTCTAATCGATAGCATGTGTAAGGAGCATAAGCTTGACGAggcaagaaaaatgttacatgGGATGTTAGAGAAACGCTTGGTTCCCAATGCGGTCACATACAATGCTTTGATTGATGGGTATTGCAAGGAGGGCATGACTGAGGCTGCATTGGAAATTTTGGGTTTAATGGAGTCAAATAAGTGTAGTCCTAATGCTCGCACATACAATGAGTTGATATGTGGATTTTCTAAGAAGAAAAACATGCATAAGGCAATGATGTTGCTTAATAAGATGCTGGAGCGGAAGCTTTCACCAAGCCTTATTACATATAATTCCTTAATCCATGGGCAGTGTAGAGCAGGTCATTTAGATACTGCTTATAGGTTGCTTAACATTATGAAAGAAAATGGTTTAGTTCCTGACGAGTGGACCTACAATGTTTTCATAGACACTCTTTGTAAAAGAGGGAGGATAGAAGAAGCTCGTTCcctctttgattcttttaaGGAGAACAACATAAAGGCGAATGAAGTTATATATACTGCTTTGATTGATGGGTACTGCAAGGTTGGGAGAATAGATGATGCTCAATCTTTGCTCAATAGAATGCTTACTGAGGACATTTTGCCAAACTCATTCACTTATAATGTAGTGATAGACGGGTTGTGCAAAGAGAAAAAAGTGCAGGAAGCGCTGTTGCTGGTGGATGAGATGGTAAAGATGGATGTGAAGCCCACAGTTATTACCTACACAATTCTCATTACAGAAATGTTGAAAGAAGGTGACTTTGACCATGCTAATAGGTTACTCAATCATATGGTTTCGTCGGGATGTCAGCCTGATGTCTGTACTTATACTGCatttattcattcatattgCAGCCAAGGGAGATTGAAAGAAGCAGAGGATATGATGGCTAAGATGAATAAAGAAGGAATATTACCAGATTCGCTGACTTATACACTATTAATGAATGCATATGGACGTTTGGGGTTAATAAATCATGCACTTGATGTTCTAAAGCGCATGTTTAATGCTGGTTGTGAGCCTTCACATTACATCTATTCAAA GAAGGGAATCCCAGTATTATTCTCAGCAACCCCCGAACCATCCAAGTTTATTTTCACCGACACATTGGTCTCCTTCGTGACCCTCTTGACCTCCCCAATCCGAGCCCCTGAGAAACAACCAACAAGGACTCAAACCCACCTCCGAGTTTCAAAAACAAACACAGAGAAGCCAAATTTGTATGATCAAAATGTGTTGTTACTTGCGCCGAACGAAGAAGCGGTTATCGTCGAGCCATTTTCGTCGACCGAAGCGGCACAG AACCTCCTCGCAGCCGCCACAGACCATTTTCGAATACACCCAAATGCACCGAGAACCAGAGCCACACACAACCATTCAACATTCATGAATGGGTTCCTCACTGCCGTCCGATGCGCCAAGATGAGGAATCCGGCGGCCATTATCGCCCCTGGCGAGCCCCTCCTCCACTTCCATTTCATCCTCCTCCTCAAACCCTTCTCTTCCACGGCCTCTCTTCCCGAGGACCACGTCCACCCGGACCCACCCGATCTCCCGTCCCAGCTCCTCTCCATCCTCTCCGGCCCCAATTGGCAGAAACACCCCTCCCTCAAGAAACTACTCCCCTCCATATCCCCCTCCCATGTCTCTACCCTCTTTACCCTCGACCTCGATCCCCAGACAGCCCTAGGGTTCTTCCAATGGATCTCCCAAAAGCCAGGGTTCAATCACAATGTTCACTCACACTTCTCGTTGCTCAACGTTCTCGTGCGTTTCGGTCATTTCGGTGCCGCCGAGAAGATTCGGATTTCGATGATCAGATCGTGCGAATCGTCGAACGACGCGCAGTTCGTGTTGGACGCACTTCGGAGGATGAATCGCCAAGACGGTGAGTTTCGGTTCAAGCTTAGTCTTAAGAGCTATAACATGCTGTTAATGTCGTTGTCGAAGTTCCTTATGATTGAGGAAATGAAGGGCGTGTATATGGAGATGTTGGAGGATTTGATTCCGCcgaatatatatactttgaataCAATGGTTAATGGGTATTGTAAATTGGGGAATGTGGTCGAGGCACGGTTGTATGTGAGTAAGATAGTGCAGGCTGGGTTGAGTCTCGATACGTTTACATACACTTCGTTGATATTGGGGCATTGTAGGAACAAGGATGTAGATAGTGCTTATAGGGTGTTTAAGCTTATGCCGCAAAAGGGTTGTCGAAGAAATGAGGTTTCTTATACTAATTTGATTCATGGGCTTTGTGAAGCCGCACAGGTTGAGGAGGCTCTTAAGTTGTTCTCCCAAATGGGGGAGGATTATTGTCGTCCGACAGTCCGGACGTACACTGTTATCATATGTGCATTGTGTGGATTGGGTAGGAAGTTAGAAGCTTTGAAGTTTTTTGAGGAGATGAAGGAGAAAGGTTGTGAGCCAAATGTTCATACTTACACGGTTCTAATCGATAGCATGTGTAAGGAGCATAAGCTTGACGAggcaagaaaaatgttacatgGGATGTTAGAGAAACGCTTGGTTCCCAATGCGGTCACATACAATGCTTTGATTGATGGGTATTGCAAGGAGGGCATGACTGAGGCTGCATTGGAAATTTTGGGTTTAATGGAGTCAAATAAGTGTAGTCCTAATGCTCGCACATACAATGAGTTGATATGTGGATTTTCTAAGAAGAAAAACATGCATAAGGCAATGATGTTGCTTAATAAGATGCTGGAGCGGAAGCTTTCACCAAGCCTTATTACATATAATTCCTTAATCCATGGGCAGTGTAGAGCAGGTCATTTAGATACTGCTTATAGGTTGCTTAACATTATGAAAGAAAATGGTTTAGTTCCTGACGAGTGGACCTACAATGTTTTCATAGACACTCTTTGTAAAAGAGGGAGGATAGAAGAAGCTCGTTCcctctttgattcttttaaGGAGAACAACATAAAGGCGAATGAAGTTATATATACTGCTTTGATTGATGGGTACTGCAAGGTTGGGAGAATAGATGATGCTCAATCTTTGCTCAATAGAATGCTTACTGAGGACATTTTGCCAAACTCATTCACTTATAATGTAGTGATAGACGGGTTGTGCAAAGAGAAAAAAGTGCAGGAAGCGCTGTTGCTGGTGGATGAGATGGTAAAGATGGATGTGAAGCCCACAGTTATTACCTACACAATTCTCATTACAGAAATGTTGAAAGAAGGTGACTTTGACCATGCTAATAGGTTACTCAATCATATGGTTTCGTCGGGATGTCAGCCTGATGTCTGTACTTATACTGCatttattcattcatattgCAGCCAAGGGAGATTGAAAGAAGCAGAGGATATGATGGCTAAGATGAATAAAGAAGGAATATTACCAGATTCGCTGACTTATACACTATTAATGAATGCATATGGACGTTTGGGGTTAATAAATCATGCACTTGATGTTCTAAAGCGCATGTTTAATGCTGGTTGTGAGCCTTCACATTACATCTATTCAAATTTAATCAAGCATCTCTCAAATGAAAAGCGGATAAAAGAATATAACAACTCTGTGGAACTTGATTTGGTTTCAAGCACTGCATCAATTGATACTGCAGATGTTTGGAAGATGATGGAATTTGAAAATGTTATGGAGCTCTTTGAGAAAATGGTTGAACAGGGTTGTGCACCAAATGTTAACACTTATGACAAGCTCATTATAGGACTTTGCAAAGTTGGACGCTTAGAAGTAGCCCAAAAGTTAATTAATCACATGCAAGAAAGAGGGTTGTCTCCTACTGAACATATCTATAACTCGCTTCTTAATTGTTGCTGTGTATTGAATATGTTTGGGGAAGCTGTAAGATTGGTGGATACAATGATTGAGCTTGGTCATTTACCACATTTAGAGTCATGCAGACTGCTTCTTTGTGGGCTATATGATGAAGGAAATAAAGAGAAGGCCGAAACAGTTTTTTGTGATCTGCTTCATTGTGGGTATAATCTTGATGAAGTAGCTTGGAAGCTTCTAATTGATGGCTTGCTCAAGAGGGGCCTAGTTAATAGATGCTCAGAGCTGTTTGGGATCATGGAAAATAAGGGTTTCCAGGTTCATCCTCTAACATATTCAATGTTGATAGAGGGACTTGACGGAAAATAA